The nucleotide sequence CTGGTGTCCATCGTGGTGGTGCCGGCGGTGCTGGCTTGGCTCGGTCCCTGGCTCGGGCCGGGCGGCACCGAGCCGCTGGTGGCGGCGCTACGCTGGCCGGTGCTGCTGGTGGCGATCGGCGTCGGGCTGGCGGTGCTCTATCGCTACGGCCCGAGCCGGCAGCGGCCGCGGGGACGCTGGATCAGCCCCGGCAGTGCGTTCGCCGCGCTGGCCTGGCTGGTGGTGTCGCTGGCGTTCGCCTGGTACGTGGCGAACTTCGCCAACTACAACGCCACCTATGGCTCGCTCGGCGCGGTGATCGGGCTGATGATGTGGATGTGGCTCTCGGTGGTGGTGGCGCTGGTCGGCGCCGAGATCGACGCGGCGCTGGAGCACCAGACCGCCCAGGCGTCCACCCGCGGCGCCGGCGACGAGGCGCGGATCACGGCGGCGCGGCCGGGAGCGCCGCCCCAGGCGGGGGCAGCGGCTCGGTGAAGACCTGCTGCGGGGCGGTGAGGTGGAGCAGGCTGCGCACCGCCGGCATGGCGGCGTCCGCCATCGCGGCGTGGCCCTCGGCGGTGGGGTGGATGGCGCCGCCATAGACCGCGGTCTTCAGGCCCCACAGCCCGTCATGATTGCTTTGGGGCTCCTGCAGTACGCCGTAGGGGAACGTCATCGCCGCGAAATAGGCATCGTTGGGGGTGCGGATCCAGCGCGCCCGCGGCGCGTAGGGGCGATAGTCGGACGGGTTGCAGCCCTCGACCATCGGCTGCTCCAGCGCGTCGATGTCGGTGCGGAAGCTTGAGCCATCCTTCTTGAAGCAGGCGACGTCGAACGCCGGTTCCGTCACGGTGGGGTCGGCCGGCTGGGTGGCGCAGAAGCCGGCACGGGCGAAGGCGTGCTCGTGGCCGTCGACGAAGGTCATGCGGTCCTTATCCGGTTCGGCGCAGCCGCCGGTCGCGGTGCAGCGTGCCAGCGACTCCAGGCGCGGAAAGAAGCTGCGCACCACGAAGTCCGACACCGCCTGCAACCGGGCGGCCGAGATCTCGAAGGCGGGATGGATGTCGGTGCCGTGGCGGCCGCTGCCGCACACCTCGCCGGGCGCCGCCAGGCCGGGGTGGCCGTAGCGGACATAGACCACCTTCTGCAGCGAGCCGCCGAGCAGCGGCTTCAGCGCCGCGCGCAGCTTCTTGAAGTTGGCGGGCAGCTCCTTCTGCAGCAGCGCTGCCGCCTCCTTCGGCGTCTTGATCATGCCGAAGCGGTTGAGGATGGCGTATTCGTCCTGGGAGGGGTCGACCATGACGTGGGCCACCATCGGCGAGAAGCCGATGTCGTTGGCGCCGATGGTGAGCAGCAGCAAATCGAGGTCGCGCTCGGGCGCGGCCTTGAGGTAACGCGCGAGCTGGCTCACCTGCGGCGGCACGGTGGTGGCGCATTTGCGGCTGCCGGCGGCCTGCTCGCAGGCCTTGGCGAAGTCGCGGATCGATTGGGTGCCGAGCAGCCCGTCCTCGATCTGGGCGCCGGTGCAGGCCAGCGGCAGGTAGGTCACAGCGACGTGCGGGTTCTCCACCGCCACCGCCAGCGCGGTGCGGACCTGGTAGCCGTAGAGCGAGCGGTGGCAGGCCGGGCTCATCCAGTCGGCGCCGGCGCGTGCCCACTCGCCTCGGGCGGGGTCGGTCGCCTCGCGCGCCGGCGTGGTCGAGCCGCAGTCGCGCACGCCGCGGAAATCGCGACGCGACGGCCTGAAGAACTCGGAGAAGGTGCCGGCCAGCAGGCGACGGTAACAGAAACCCTTGTCGGACAGCATCACCGGCGAATCCGGGTTGCCCTCGCCGGACGCGATGGAGTCGCCCATGCCGGCAACCAGCAGGTCGGTGACCGCGACCTCGGCTTCCAGGATCGCGACGATCTCCTCGCCGCGCTGCACGGTGACCGAAACCTTGGTGCCGATCCCGAAGGCGAGGTCGTCGATCACCTCGGCCGCGCACGGCGCCTGATAGCGGCGGCCGGGCGGCTTTTCGTCCCACAGCGTCCACACGCAGGTGAGGTCCGGCTCGGCCGGCAGGTTCTTGATGAGGAAGCCGGCGCGGTGGTCGCGCGGGTTGAGGTAGCTCTCGGTCTTGTTGCGGTCGCTGCCCGGCTTGCCGGTGCGGGGCAGCTCGTAGCTGCGTTCGCAACGCTCGGCCGCGGTGTTGGCGACCGGGTCGAAGCAGAGCTGGTGCACCATGTCGCGGGCCCAACCGAAGCCGTCGGTGCCGCGCGCCAGCTTGCGCTCGACATCGAGAATGGTGCTGCCGCTGCCGTGGGCGACGACATGGGTCTGGAAATCCTGCTCGCTCTTGAACAGCCGGAAGCGGTTCTTGACCTGCCAGTCGATGCAGGGCTCGGCGGCGTCGGCAGCACAGACCTGGGCCGATGCTGCCTGCGGCGACAGCGCGGCGGCGAACGACAACAGAACGGCGGCGGCTGCGAGGCAGGCGCGCATCACGAAATCCCTTGAGTGGCTGACAATCCGGCCCGACGGCGGCGACCGTTCCTCAATGGGGGATGCTGCGGGCGATTTTTGGGCGGCTGCGCTGCGGGCGCGCGCACCGTCGCCGGGTACCGCCAAATGTAACTAATCGGGCAACATGCCAAATCCCGCATAATTTGCTTTTTCGCCACAAAGGTTACCTCGGAATTTTTCGTCTCATATCGGATTGTATAACGGTAGATTGCATAAAGTAAAACCTGCAACGCTAGATCTATCAAAACGATACGACGCTAAGTTTAGCGAGCTCCATACTTTGTTTACTGGTTATGTTTATGGTTAAAACCACGCAGCGGGCGGGGCACGGCGGTGTCCGCCTGAATTGATAGCTGCGCTCTAATGGCGAGGGTAAGATTATGTCACAATTCCGAATACTGACGAAGATACTCAGTATCATAATCGTGCTGAGCTGTGTCGCCGCGGCGATATCTTATATTGGCATCAGTTCGCTCGGCGCGCTGAATGACGCAACCGACCGAATGGAAGCGGCGACGGGAAACGCCCTTGAAGCCCAACGACTGGCGGCCAACTTGGTCGCAGCCAATCGCGGCGAATTTCGCATCGCTGCCGACCCGCGGCCGGACTCCTATCGCGAGGCGCGCGGCGCCATCGACGCGGAGTTGGCGACGATGCGCCAGCGCCTCGAAACGCTGAACCGCGACCTCGCCGGCGCCGAGCGCGCCAAGTTCGACGCGGTGCGCGTCAAGTTTGCCGAATATGAGCGCGAGCTTCAGGGCACGTTCCGGGCGGCTGAAGCCGTCCGCAATTTCGAGATGACCGACGAACTGATGCGCCTGCGCGACGAGACCCTGTCCAGCCGCAAGGTGGCGGAAGAGGCCCGGACGATGCTGCGTGCGCTCGCCACCGACCTCGACAACATCGTCGCCGCGGAATCGAAGGCGGCCACGGACGAATACAAGTCGGCGAGCCGGCTGATGATGGTGTTCTCGGCCGTTGGCATCGCGTTCGGCCTCGTCATGGGCTTCATCATCGGCCAGTTCGGCATCGTCAAACCGATCCGCGATCTCGTCGCGGCGCTGCAGCGCCTCGCCAATGGCGATTACAGCTTCGAGGTGCCTGGCGCCGACCGCAAGGACGAAGTGGGCGAGGTGGCCCGCACGGCGCGAGTGTTCCGCGACAACGGCCTGGAAAACCAACGCATGCAGGAGGAGCAGAAGGCGGCCGAGGCCCGCGCCGCCGTCGAGAAGAAGCAGGCGATGCACCAGCTTGCTGATGGTTTTGAGGGTGCGGTCGGCGGCATCATCGGTGCGGTGTCGAGCGCCTCGACCCAGTTGCAGGGCGCGGCCCAGACCATGTCGGCGGCGGCCGAACAAACCAACCGCCAGTCCACCGCCGTCGCCTCGGCGTCGGAGGAGGCGTCCTCCAACGTGCAGACCGTGGCGTCGGCGGCCGAGGAGCTGGCGGCGTCGGTGTCGGAGATCGGCCGGCGGGTCAACGAGTCCGCCCAGATCGCGGCGGAAGCGGCGCGTGACGCCGATGCCACCGCCGGCAAGGTCGCCCGGCTGTCGCAGGCGGCGCAGAAGATCGGCGATATCGTCGGGCTGATCTCGACCATTGCCGGCCAGACCAACCTGCTCGCCCTCAACGCCACGATTGAGGCTGCCCGTGCCGGCGATGCCGGCAAAGGCTTTGCGGTGGTGGCGTCCGAGGTGAAGTCGCTGGCCGACCAGACCGCCAAGGCCACCGCGGAGATTTCGGCGCAGATCGAGGAGATCCAGGCATCCACCTCGGACTCCGCCCACGCCATCGGCCAGATCACCGAGACCATCCGCAAGATGAACGAGATCGCCACCACCATCGCCTCGGCTGTGGAGGAGCAGGGCGCGGCGACCACGGAAATCGCCCGCAATGTTCAGCAGGCCTCCGCCGGTACTGCGGAAGTGTCGAGCAACATTGTCGGGGTGACGCGGGCGGCGTCCGACTCATCGGCGGCGTCGAGCCAAGTGCTGTCGGCGGCCGGCAACCTCGCCAGCCAATCCGACCAGCTCAAGCACGAGGTTACCCGCTTCCTGGCCACGGTGCGCGCGGCCTGAACCTTCGCACCTGCGATCTCGGACGGCCGCGGCTCGCCGCGGCCGTTGCCGTTTTGGTAACCGCTATCTCCGCAGCGGGCACAATCCTGGCCTGTTCAATCTGCATGGCAAAACCACCCTAGCGGGAAGGCTGAAATTTCAGCAGCCAATTGCGGCATTCAACCATGGCGATAATAGTCGCGTGGCCAACCGGAGTGAAAGGTAAGATCGGTATGGGCGTCGCCATCGAAGGATATTTGACGCGTTGGAGACAACGACGAAATAATACATATGTATTTTCGTTGAATTATCCGCTCTTGGTCTTTGTTGTAAAATTCATTACGCCAATATCGCTTGACGTTAGCCAAATGTAGCGGACGCCTATTTTCCGTTTAACGGAGCCGTCTTTCGAGGCATCAGAAATTGTTAATCCGAGTAACCTTTGATCATTCCCAACCGGAAAGTCGAAACGATCCGGATGCGCAGAGCCAGACCGCCTGCTGCGTGCCGCCCGCCGTGGCTGCGGGCGAGGCTTTGCGGACCTTGGGTTGAGCATGGGGCAAGAGACGATGCGTCTGAACTTCAAGATCGGTCAAAAACTCGCAATAAGCTCGACAATCGGGATTCTCCTGGTGCTGTCGTTCGTTATCGTCGCGCGCGTCTCGCTGGACGCGATCGAAAGTGCCAACACCGCGCTGGAGAAGGCGTCCGGTCTCGTCGGCAAGCTGACGGACTCCAAGATCAACCTGCGCGACACCGTCGAGCTGTATTACCGGGCGAAATCCGCCAGCACGGCCGAGGCAATCGACAAGTATGCCGCCGACTTCGAAAAGGTGGCGCCGCCGCTGGCGGACTATGTCGGCACCGTCGCCGAGAAGGCCGCCATCGCCGCCAATCGCGAGCGCATGTCGCGCGCCAAGGTGCAGCTCGACGGCTATATTTCCGGCTGGCGCGAGGGGGTGGGGCTGCAGCGCCAGCTCATTCTGTCGCAAGGCAAGGCGAGCGAGCTGTCCGAGGCCTGGACCAAGGCCCTCGCCGCGGCGAGGGTGTCGGCCGGCCGCATCGGGCAGAACGTCGGCGACCAACTCGACACCGTCGCGGTCGGTGTCGGTGTCGCCAACACCGGAATCTGGCGTTATTTCGCCACCGAAGACGACAAGCTGAAGGATGAGGTTCATCAGGCGCTGGTCGCGGCTGGCCGCGGTCTTCGCGAGTTGCAGACCAACGAGCACGCCCAGCCGATGGCGGCGTCGCTGTCGTCGTTGAGCGAGTTGACCGGCCGCTTTGCCTCGCTGTTCGAGGCCATCAGCAGCGCCGCGACCCAGCGCACCGTGATCATCCGGGGCATCACGCCGAAGCGAGCCGAGGTCACCCGGCTGATCGACGAGACGCTCGACGCTGCCAAGGTGTTCGTCGAGGAGCGCCATCACGACGTCAAGTCTGAGATCGGCACTGCCAAGACCATCGGTCTGGTGCTGGGCGGGCTGACGGTGGCGGTGCTGGTCGCCTCGACCGTGTTCGGCTTCGTCGGCGTCGGCAACCCGGTTCGCCGCATCGCCGGTGTGCTCGAGCATTTGGCGGAGGGAAACAAGGCCGTCGACATCCCCTTCACCACCCGCGGCGACGAGGTGGGCGAGACCGCACGTGCCGCCCAGGTGTTCAAGGACAATCTGGTGCGGATGGAGCAGCTCGACGCCGAGCGCCAGGAGGCCGAGGCTCGCGCCGAAGCCGAGAAGAAGCAGGCGATGCACCAGCTCGCCGACACCTTCGAGGGCGCGGTCGGCGGCATCATCGGTGCGGTGTCGAGCGCGGCGGCCCAGTTGCAGGGCGCGGCGCAGACCATGTCGGCGGCTGCCGACCAGACCAACCGGCAATCGAGCGCAGTCGCCTCCGCTTCGGAGGAAGCCACCTCCAACGTCCAGACCGTGGCCTCGGCGGCGGAAGAACTGGCGACCTCGGTCGCGGAAATCGGGCGCCGGGTGAATGAGTCCGCCAAGATCGCTGCGGAAGCGGCGCGCGACGCCGACGCCACCGCCGCCAAGGTCGGGCGGCTGTCGCAGGCGGCGCAGAAGATCGGCGACATCGTCGGGCTGATCTCGACCATCGCCGGCCAGACCAACTTGCTCGCCCTCAACGCCACCATCGAGGCGGCGCGGGCGGGCGATGCCGGCAAGGGCTTTGCAGTGGTGGCGTCCGAGGTGAAGAGCCTCGCCGACCAGACCGCCAAGGCGACGGCGGAAATCTCGGCGCAGATCGAGGAGATCCAGGCCTCGACCGCCGATTCCGCCCACGCCATCGAGGCGATCACCGAAACCATCCGCAAGATGAACGAGATCGCCACCACCATCGCCTCCGCGGTGGAGGAGCAGGGTGCGGCGACGACCGAAATCGCCCGCAACGTCCAGCAGGCGTCAAGCGGCACGGCGGAGGTGTCGAGCAATATCGTCGGGGTGACGCGGGCGGCGGCCGATTCCTCGGCGGCGTCGAGCCAGGTGCTGTCCTCGGCTGGCAACCTCGCCAGCCAGTCCGGCCAGCTCCGGGCCGAGGTCGATCGCTTCCTCGCGACCGTGCGGGCGGCCTGACGCGGTCTCTGCCGGAGATCGTGTGATCGAGGCTTGTGCGCGTCCCTCCGCGCCGCGTGTCCGGCGCGGGGGGACCTCGATCGCTGGTTCGGGCTGCGCTGGGTGCCGTCCGCGGGGCTCGGTGGGCGAGGCACCGCGACCACAGACCCGGCGGTTGTCGCGGTCCGGTCAGACCAGATGCGGCGCGTCGAATTGGTAGGCGTGAACCACGCGACGGGCGACGTCGCCGGGGTCGGCCAGTCCGCCCAGCACCAATTCCGTCCCCGAATTCGAGCCGTCGACGATGGTGAGGGTCACCGCACCGGAGCCGTCGCGCTGGCGAACCACGTCGATCCAGGCGATGCGGTCGGCTGGCGTTGCCGACAGCCGCGGGATCGCGCCGTCGCGCAGCACCAGGATATGGCGATCGGTCAGGCCATAGACGGTTTCGTTGGCGCGGCGCCAGAAGCCAAACGCCGCACTGGCGATCACGACCGCGCCGACCAGCAGCGCGAGGCCGGCGTAATAGGCCGGGCCGCTGCCGGCGGCGAGCGCCAGCACCGCGCCGAGCGGGACGGCGATGGCGCCGATCCATAGCGGCACCATGAAGCCGCGGTCGCGCACCACCGCCCATGCGTCGGGGCGGTCCGCCCAGATCAGCCGTTCGCCGGGCTCGAGATGGTCGAACAGCCGCGCCGCTGCGGCGCGATTGCCGACGCTCGGCGTCTTCGGGGCAGGGAAGGGGACCACCACCGCCATCGCTCGCTCGTTGTCGTCAACTGCCGGGGCCAACCGGTGCAAGCCGCTTCCGCCGGTCGGCAGCGCGGATAAGGTCCGGCCGCGCTCCCGACCGACGTCGCCAAATTGTCGGATGATTACGGTGCGACGGGCCAATCGAGCTGTCAATTGCGCGACGCCGCCGGCTTCCTCCCGGCAGATGCGGCGCCGTCGCGACGGTCGCCGACCGCTCGTGCCGATGCCGCGACCGAACGCCGCATTTCCGCTGCCGCGGTCGCGGTAATGGCGTCGCGGCCGTCGCCAGGATTGCTATGTTAAGTGACCGCGGCGATGTCCGGCTGGGAGCTTGCGCCATGTTCGTCACCTTCTTTCAGGAGTTGAAGGCTGCCGGCCTGCCGGTGACCTTGCGCGAATACCTGACGCTGATGGAAGGAATGGAGCGCGACGTCGCCGGGCACCGGGTCGAGGACTTTTACTTTCTCTCGCGTGCCGCGCTGGTGAAGGACGAGCGCAACCTCGACAAGTTCGACCGGGTGTTCGCCCGCATCTTCAACGGCGTCGCCACCGTGGCCGACGCCGCCGAGGCCGAGATTCCGTCCGAATGGCTGATGAAGCTCGCCGAGAAATTCCTGACCGAGGAGGAGAAGGCCAGCATCGAGGCGCTGGGCGGCTGGGACAAGCTGATGGAGACACTGCGTCGCCGGCTCAAGGAGCAGACGGGGCGCCATCAGGGCGGTTCGAAATGGATCGGCACCGCCGGCACCTCGCCGTTCGGCGCCTATGGCTACAACCCCGAGGGTATCCGCATCGGCCAGGACGAGAGCCGCCACCGCCGGGCCGTCAAGGTGTGGGACAAGCGCGAGTTCAAGGACCTCGACGGCGACGTCGAGCTCGGCACCCGCAATATCAAGATCGCGCTGCGCCGGCTGCGCCGGTTCGCCCGCACCGGGGCGGCCGACGAACTCGACCTCGACGAGACCATTCGCGGCACCGCCCACAAGGGCTTCCTCGACATCCACTTACGGCCGGAACGGCACAATGCGGTGAAGGTGCTGATCTTCTTCGACGTCGGCGGCTCGATGGACTGGCACGTCGCCGCGACCGAGGAACTGTTCTCGGCGGCGCGCAGCGAGTTCAAGCATCTCGATTATTTCTACTTCCACAACTGCCTTTACGAGCGGGTGTGGAAGTCGAACGCCCGCCGCCACCAGGAGACCATCCCCACTTGGCAGGTGCTGAACACCTATGGCGCCGACTACAAGGTGATCTTCGTTGGCGATGCCTCGATGAGCCCGTACGAGATCACCGTGCCGGGCGGCTCGGTCGAATATCTCAACGACGAATCCGGCCAGGTCTGGCTGGAGCGGGTGTTCGCGGCCTATCCCCACGCGGTCTGGCTCAATCCGGTGGCGCAGGGCCATTGGGAGATCACGACCTCGATCCGCATGATCCGCCATATGGTCGGCGGGCGGATGTTTCCGCTGACGCTGGAGGGGCTGGACGCGGCGATGCGCGAGCTCGGCCGCTGACACGGCCGGCCCGTCGTTCCGTCGCCGACACCCGGCTCCGAGCATCGCATTTCGGTACGCCGCGCCTGCACCGGGAGGGGCGGTGCTGTGCCAGACGGTTCTCTCGCGCAAAGTCCGCGTTGGAGAGAACGAGCGTTGCACAAAACAAAACGGGCCGGCTTGGCGGCCGGCCCGAAGATGGTCGTTCAAACGATTGGTGATCGCTCAATATTTGGCAACCACCGGCTCGGGCGCGCCGAACTTGTACGACAGCCGGGCCAGCACGGTTGAAACGGTGATGTCGTTCTTGAAGGAGGTGTAGTAAATGTCAGGCGTCGCGAAGCCGCCGTAGGTCTGGTCGCCGAGGTCGATGTAGTTGTATTCGACGCCGACCAGCC is from Blastochloris viridis and encodes:
- a CDS encoding methyl-accepting chemotaxis protein; translated protein: MLSCVAAAISYIGISSLGALNDATDRMEAATGNALEAQRLAANLVAANRGEFRIAADPRPDSYREARGAIDAELATMRQRLETLNRDLAGAERAKFDAVRVKFAEYERELQGTFRAAEAVRNFEMTDELMRLRDETLSSRKVAEEARTMLRALATDLDNIVAAESKAATDEYKSASRLMMVFSAVGIAFGLVMGFIIGQFGIVKPIRDLVAALQRLANGDYSFEVPGADRKDEVGEVARTARVFRDNGLENQRMQEEQKAAEARAAVEKKQAMHQLADGFEGAVGGIIGAVSSASTQLQGAAQTMSAAAEQTNRQSTAVASASEEASSNVQTVASAAEELAASVSEIGRRVNESAQIAAEAARDADATAGKVARLSQAAQKIGDIVGLISTIAGQTNLLALNATIEAARAGDAGKGFAVVASEVKSLADQTAKATAEISAQIEEIQASTSDSAHAIGQITETIRKMNEIATTIASAVEEQGAATTEIARNVQQASAGTAEVSSNIVGVTRAASDSSAASSQVLSAAGNLASQSDQLKHEVTRFLATVRAA
- a CDS encoding methyl-accepting chemotaxis protein, coding for MLSFVIVARVSLDAIESANTALEKASGLVGKLTDSKINLRDTVELYYRAKSASTAEAIDKYAADFEKVAPPLADYVGTVAEKAAIAANRERMSRAKVQLDGYISGWREGVGLQRQLILSQGKASELSEAWTKALAAARVSAGRIGQNVGDQLDTVAVGVGVANTGIWRYFATEDDKLKDEVHQALVAAGRGLRELQTNEHAQPMAASLSSLSELTGRFASLFEAISSAATQRTVIIRGITPKRAEVTRLIDETLDAAKVFVEERHHDVKSEIGTAKTIGLVLGGLTVAVLVASTVFGFVGVGNPVRRIAGVLEHLAEGNKAVDIPFTTRGDEVGETARAAQVFKDNLVRMEQLDAERQEAEARAEAEKKQAMHQLADTFEGAVGGIIGAVSSAAAQLQGAAQTMSAAADQTNRQSSAVASASEEATSNVQTVASAAEELATSVAEIGRRVNESAKIAAEAARDADATAAKVGRLSQAAQKIGDIVGLISTIAGQTNLLALNATIEAARAGDAGKGFAVVASEVKSLADQTAKATAEISAQIEEIQASTADSAHAIEAITETIRKMNEIATTIASAVEEQGAATTEIARNVQQASSGTAEVSSNIVGVTRAAADSSAASSQVLSSAGNLASQSGQLRAEVDRFLATVRAA
- a CDS encoding vWA domain-containing protein, with translation MFVTFFQELKAAGLPVTLREYLTLMEGMERDVAGHRVEDFYFLSRAALVKDERNLDKFDRVFARIFNGVATVADAAEAEIPSEWLMKLAEKFLTEEEKASIEALGGWDKLMETLRRRLKEQTGRHQGGSKWIGTAGTSPFGAYGYNPEGIRIGQDESRHRRAVKVWDKREFKDLDGDVELGTRNIKIALRRLRRFARTGAADELDLDETIRGTAHKGFLDIHLRPERHNAVKVLIFFDVGGSMDWHVAATEELFSAARSEFKHLDYFYFHNCLYERVWKSNARRHQETIPTWQVLNTYGADYKVIFVGDASMSPYEITVPGGSVEYLNDESGQVWLERVFAAYPHAVWLNPVAQGHWEITTSIRMIRHMVGGRMFPLTLEGLDAAMRELGR